The proteins below are encoded in one region of Flavobacterium sp. IMCC34852:
- a CDS encoding acyltransferase family protein, which yields MNKILENQSLQNRIFGLDLMRAIAILMVLFGHCVWIIPERENLFHQLLVLSGFFGVEIFFVLSGFLIGKILYQLYLKEDFSIQTVFYFLKRRWFRTLPNYFLILLVNLAIASFVGYAALSWWKYFFFIQNLNSTMLPFFPESWSLSVEEFAYITLPFFLLIIGSFIKPKNKSRFFLWSVITLIMVFFFAKFYYHYTTQNTTLTQWNLSLKAVVIYRLDSIFIGVFCSWIYLNYTSLWQKNKLLFFVIGMLLFFFQFVGIGFLGWLIEVTPMLWNVFYLPLISVAVACFLPFLSEWKTEKSRFQIPVTFISLISYSIYLLHYSVILLLMKEYIIIDDQNTIQLVAFLSSYILITIILSYFLYRFYEKPMMNLRDKN from the coding sequence ATGAATAAAATATTGGAAAATCAATCCTTGCAAAACAGAATCTTTGGTCTCGACCTAATGCGAGCCATAGCCATTTTAATGGTATTGTTCGGTCATTGCGTCTGGATTATTCCCGAGAGGGAGAATCTTTTTCACCAATTATTAGTCTTGTCAGGGTTTTTTGGTGTCGAAATTTTCTTTGTACTCAGCGGTTTCCTGATTGGTAAAATTTTATACCAATTGTATCTCAAAGAAGACTTTTCCATACAAACTGTTTTCTATTTCCTGAAGCGAAGATGGTTTCGTACGTTGCCCAATTACTTTTTAATCTTGTTGGTTAATTTAGCAATCGCCTCTTTTGTAGGCTATGCCGCGTTGTCTTGGTGGAAATATTTCTTTTTCATCCAAAACCTAAACTCCACAATGTTGCCTTTCTTTCCCGAGTCCTGGAGCTTGTCTGTTGAAGAATTTGCCTATATCACTTTGCCTTTTTTTCTATTAATAATCGGTAGTTTTATCAAACCCAAAAACAAGTCGCGTTTTTTCTTATGGTCAGTCATCACGCTGATTATGGTTTTCTTTTTTGCCAAATTTTATTACCATTACACCACCCAAAATACCACATTAACCCAATGGAATCTTTCGCTGAAAGCCGTCGTGATTTATCGTTTAGATAGCATTTTCATAGGTGTTTTTTGCAGTTGGATTTATTTGAATTATACTTCGCTTTGGCAAAAAAATAAATTGCTGTTTTTTGTTATTGGAATGCTTTTGTTCTTTTTTCAATTTGTCGGAATCGGATTTTTGGGTTGGCTAATTGAAGTCACGCCTATGTTGTGGAATGTGTTTTATTTACCATTAATATCAGTTGCAGTTGCCTGTTTTTTGCCCTTTTTATCCGAATGGAAAACAGAGAAATCCCGGTTTCAAATTCCGGTCACTTTTATTAGTTTGATTTCCTATTCTATTTATTTATTACACTACAGCGTAATTTTACTCCTGATGAAAGAATACATTATTATCGATGACCAAAATACTATTCAATTGGTTGCTTTTTTAAGTTCCTATATCTTAATAACCATCATCTTGAGTTATTTTTTATACCGTTTTTATGAAAAGCCCATGATGAATTTAAGGGATAAAAATTAA